In one Mauremys mutica isolate MM-2020 ecotype Southern chromosome 3, ASM2049712v1, whole genome shotgun sequence genomic region, the following are encoded:
- the LOC123366184 gene encoding taste receptor type 2 member 40-like yields MTKSLAPAVIFYLIILAIEFSAGVVTNGYIVALNCIDWAKSRTQTSYDKIITSLAFSRFCLQFFVTLDNVLSKVYPNIFDRFETLQPYLVIWMFINQVSLCFASCLSVFYCVKIATFNQCLFSWLKLRLSKLVPWLLLGSMLYCLVTTIAFTLFSYSYWVFSHNSTDCVSTNGTISDNKNNLLEFTFLIHSVGSISPLIVFIASSVLLIISLWRHIRKMNLNSDFNPSFRNPSTDAHVRALKSVVSFFIIYNIYYMASTFSIGNLSSLNAEWIIWVCTFVAAAYPSVHSIILILGNPKIKLASANILHSANCCFGEVTS; encoded by the coding sequence ATGACAAAATCTTTAGCTCCTGCTGTTATTTTTTATCTGATCATCTTAGCAATAGAATTCTCAGCGGGAGTTGTTACAAATGGATATATTGTTGCCTTAAATTGTATCGACTGGGCCAAAAGCAGAACACAGACTTCCTATGATAAGATCATAACCAGTCTGGCCTTCTCCAGATTTTGCCTACAATTCTTCGTGACATTAGACAATGTTTTATCTAAGGTATATCCAAATATCTTTGATAGATTTGAAACACTACAGCCTTACCTAGTTATCTGGATGTTCATAAACCAAGTGAGTCTCTGTTTTGCAAGTTGCCTTTCTGTATTCTACTGTGTGAAGATTGCCACTTTCAACCAGTGCCTCTTCAGCTGGTTAAAACTGAGGCTCTCCAAACTGGTGCCATGGCTGCTTTTGGGCTCTATGCTGTACTGCTTGGTTACCACCATTGCTTTTACATTGTTCAGTTATTCCTACTGGGTATTTTCTCACAACTCCACAGATTGTGTATCAACAAATGGCACAATATCAGACAATAAAAATAACCTTTTGGAGTTCACTTTTCTGATACACAGCGTAGGATCTATTTCCCCTCTTATTGTATTTATTGCTTCATCTGTTCTGTTAATCATATCCCTTTGGAGACACATCAGGAAAATGAACCTTAATTCAGACTTTAATCCAAGTTTCAGGAACCCCAGCACAGATGCTCATGTTCGTGCTCTTAAATCTGTGGTGTCCTTTTTCATCATCTACAATATTTATTATATGGCTTCAACATTCTCAATAGGAAACCTATCCTCTTTGAATGCTGAATGGATAATTTGGGTGTGTACATTTGTAGCTGCTGCCTACCCTTCTGTACACTCCATTATCTTGATTCTGGGCAACCCCAAAATAAAACTGGCCTCAGCAAACATTCTGCATTCTGCCAATTGCTGTTTCGGAGAGGTTACTTCATAA